The following proteins are co-located in the Patescibacteria group bacterium genome:
- a CDS encoding carboxypeptidase-like regulatory domain-containing protein, which translates to MSDQPSTLVTSALSNHSFLFTTADNWTDGFTVTLVFPAGFTTTAIIEDDVDVADDGVDLTTAATCAGTEQMSAVMSGGTLTLTVCTGDGGTVALGSVVTVEIGTNASASGTGSNKITNPSSAGTYFVNLAGTSGNQGSIPLPIVSSLSSGVSGSVGSFVPPPSGGAPPSPPPEPPPAPAPEPAPEPTPEPAPTPTPEPAPAPTPEPAPAPAPAPSPAPSPAPSAPPGGGGALPTDIDVSATLSAGGIPLALEGGAVSLLPGTTPVVRVSVTNPDDVGSVTVVIADSTYILSQVAPDTYQGLIQAPSANDVLNVIVARKSGGSKIISMAIQIASYGQVYEIIDGLRRPVENVIVTAYTGGRILWNASDFGGVNPERTSFSGSFGWYAPNGSYVLVAERDGYESASVTVGVSDHVLSSSIQLTRSSEVIVPPVVPPVVPPIIAALPPSVGQAVVSASAAVAVATEAVAAVFASPEAQATATVAAPVAAAVAASSTIVLASSFNLAAYLQYLITSPLLLLNRRKRKAYGMVYNAMTKIPIELAVVRLYRVSDNRLIKSVVTNAEGKYFLFVPEPGVYTLKVAKGGFVFPSDYLKGIKDDGTFLDVYTSQLITVNERDATIAANIPMDPSQSSEHHGEMRLRTKRFLRSLQKVAAPAGVVLSVFVFLTFPGVFSGLGLVVQVIALMISIRLAWPKKPKGWGLVDEATGKAPLGNVVVRLFEPRYNKLVESTLTDNRGRYSFLLGPNEYYVSYSKTGFAEKIVRPIDYRDKKEPTPLTVKVALDKA; encoded by the coding sequence TTGTCCGACCAACCGAGCACGTTGGTTACGAGCGCTTTATCAAATCATTCGTTTTTATTCACTACCGCTGACAATTGGACTGATGGTTTTACTGTGACCTTGGTTTTCCCGGCCGGGTTTACGACTACCGCTATCATTGAGGATGACGTTGACGTTGCCGATGACGGGGTGGATTTGACCACCGCTGCTACTTGCGCCGGAACAGAGCAGATGTCTGCGGTCATGAGTGGCGGAACCCTCACTTTGACGGTCTGCACTGGTGATGGGGGAACGGTAGCCTTAGGCAGTGTGGTGACTGTTGAGATTGGGACAAACGCGTCCGCGTCTGGCACTGGCTCTAATAAAATCACTAATCCTTCAAGCGCCGGTACCTATTTCGTAAATCTTGCAGGTACGTCTGGCAACCAGGGTTCTATCCCTTTACCTATTGTTAGTTCATTAAGCAGTGGCGTTTCCGGATCAGTTGGTTCATTCGTTCCACCGCCATCGGGCGGCGCGCCGCCATCACCTCCGCCTGAACCTCCGCCAGCACCTGCTCCGGAACCGGCTCCAGAACCAACTCCTGAGCCTGCGCCTACGCCAACTCCCGAGCCAGCACCAGCTCCCACTCCCGAGCCCGCGCCTGCACCAGCCCCTGCGCCATCACCGGCGCCAAGTCCTGCGCCGAGCGCGCCACCTGGAGGGGGTGGTGCTTTGCCAACTGATATTGACGTGTCGGCTACGTTGTCAGCTGGCGGGATTCCGCTTGCCCTAGAAGGCGGCGCAGTTAGTCTTTTACCTGGCACGACTCCGGTTGTCAGGGTATCGGTTACTAACCCTGATGATGTTGGTTCAGTAACAGTGGTAATCGCAGACTCTACTTACATCTTGTCCCAGGTTGCGCCTGATACATATCAAGGCTTGATTCAGGCTCCCTCGGCGAATGACGTCTTGAACGTCATAGTGGCGAGGAAGAGCGGAGGTTCAAAAATCATTTCGATGGCCATTCAGATTGCGTCATACGGGCAGGTCTATGAAATTATTGATGGCTTACGACGACCAGTGGAGAACGTTATTGTGACGGCCTATACTGGGGGTCGAATACTTTGGAATGCTTCTGATTTTGGCGGGGTGAATCCAGAGCGGACTTCATTTTCCGGCAGTTTTGGTTGGTATGCGCCAAATGGTTCGTATGTCCTAGTGGCTGAGCGAGACGGGTATGAATCGGCGAGCGTGACAGTCGGGGTGAGTGATCACGTTTTATCTTCCTCTATTCAACTAACAAGATCTTCCGAGGTTATCGTACCGCCTGTTGTTCCGCCGGTCGTACCCCCAATTATTGCCGCGCTTCCTCCGAGCGTTGGTCAGGCGGTGGTTTCGGCTAGCGCCGCTGTTGCCGTGGCTACTGAGGCAGTGGCGGCGGTGTTTGCCTCCCCGGAAGCGCAGGCTACGGCCACGGTGGCAGCCCCGGTAGCCGCGGCTGTGGCGGCCTCGTCAACGATTGTGCTGGCTTCGAGTTTTAATTTGGCAGCTTATCTTCAGTATTTAATTACTTCGCCGTTATTGCTTCTCAATAGACGCAAACGAAAAGCGTACGGCATGGTTTATAACGCGATGACCAAAATCCCGATTGAGCTGGCGGTGGTACGACTTTATAGAGTTTCGGACAACCGACTCATAAAGTCAGTAGTCACCAACGCTGAAGGAAAATACTTTCTGTTCGTCCCTGAGCCGGGCGTATATACCTTGAAAGTAGCCAAAGGTGGCTTTGTTTTCCCGAGTGATTATTTGAAAGGCATCAAAGACGATGGGACGTTTCTTGACGTGTACACTTCTCAATTGATTACAGTCAACGAGCGCGACGCCACGATTGCGGCTAATATCCCAATGGATCCGTCGCAATCTAGCGAGCACCATGGTGAGATGCGTTTGCGAACCAAGCGGTTCCTGCGTTCATTGCAGAAAGTGGCGGCTCCAGCTGGTGTTGTGTTATCGGTTTTCGTTTTTCTAACTTTTCCTGGAGTATTTTCCGGCCTTGGATTGGTGGTACAGGTAATTGCACTCATGATTTCTATCCGACTCGCTTGGCCAAAGAAACCAAAAGGTTGGGGTCTGGTTGATGAAGCTACCGGTAAGGCGCCGTTGGGGAATGTTGTCGTTCGTCTCTTCGAACCGCGGTATAATAAGCTAGTCGAGTCTACGCTCACGGATAACCGTGGCCGATATTCTTTCCTTTTGGGTCCGAACGAGTACTACGTAAGCTACTCTAAGACGGGGTTTGCGGAAAAAATTGTTCGTCCCATTGACTATAGGGACAAGAAAGAGCCGACACCATTAACGGTGAAGGTGGCACTCGACAAAGCTTAG